One Bdellovibrio bacteriovorus str. Tiberius DNA segment encodes these proteins:
- a CDS encoding RNA methyltransferase — MNLSIQDKKSLEEIHQLFLKLEKSSGDFSFAEAELKKLKSLISALSACENPDVARLAPLEKHLTPGMTLKHFVSYAIPFERLLHKNLQDDEFLVVENDREQAESKLPLVFVLDNIRSAFNVGSIFRTAECLGAEKIYLCGYTPLPTQWKVEKTAMGTQEYLTWEEAPKLLECLEELKDEGYRIVALETAASASDLFEKFEFEPTAFVLGNERFGLDPEVLKIIDEVRIIPLRGRKNSLNVGVTAAVAGFEWMRQWRLK; from the coding sequence ATGAATCTTTCGATTCAGGATAAAAAATCCCTCGAAGAAATCCATCAGCTTTTCTTGAAGCTGGAGAAATCCTCCGGGGATTTTTCTTTTGCAGAAGCAGAACTTAAAAAACTGAAATCTCTGATTTCTGCCTTGTCTGCTTGCGAGAATCCTGATGTTGCCCGTCTGGCTCCTTTGGAAAAGCATCTGACCCCCGGCATGACACTGAAACATTTCGTCAGCTATGCCATTCCTTTTGAACGACTTTTGCATAAAAATCTGCAGGACGATGAATTCCTGGTGGTTGAAAACGACCGCGAGCAGGCTGAAAGCAAATTGCCGTTGGTATTTGTTCTGGATAACATCCGCTCGGCCTTCAATGTAGGATCCATCTTCCGCACGGCCGAGTGCCTGGGCGCTGAAAAGATTTATCTGTGCGGTTACACCCCGCTTCCGACCCAATGGAAGGTTGAAAAGACCGCCATGGGAACTCAGGAATATCTTACCTGGGAAGAAGCTCCGAAACTTTTAGAGTGTCTGGAAGAACTGAAAGACGAAGGTTATCGCATCGTCGCCCTGGAAACAGCGGCCAGCGCTTCAGATCTGTTTGAAAAGTTTGAATTTGAACCCACTGCTTTTGTTTTGGGGAATGAACGCTTCGGCCTTGATCCTGAGGTTTTAAAGATCATTGATGAAGTCCGTATCATTCCTTTGCGTGGGCGCAAAAATTCCCTGAATGTCGGCGTCACTGCTGCGGTTGCCGGATTTGAATGGATGAGACAATGGCGACTGAAATAA